CTTTTATTAGGTGCCGGCTGAAAGGCGATGATGTCCGTTGCCGTTGGGCTCGGCGATTCCATACTGCCGGATCTTATATAGCAGGGCCTTGTAGCTGATCTTCAACAGCGCTGCAGCCTGTTTACGGTTCCAATTGGTCTCTTCCAAAGCACGAGTGATGGCCTCAGCCTCGGCTTCATCTTTAGCGCTACGCGCCAGAGACTTCAACCCGCGCGATTGCTCTCCGGCGCCGCGGCCGGCGGAAGCCACCGAAGTGTTGATGTCGGAATTGGGTTGCAACTCATGAATGGCAGTAGCTTCGTCACCCAGAATCAGGTAGCGTTTGACGAAATTGCTTAGCTCACGCAGATTGCCCGGCCAGGGATAATCCAGGCATTTTTGCTGAAGCGCTGCCGAGAGCGGCAGCGGAGGACGAGCATAGTGCTCGGCCAGACGCGACATAAAGTGTTTCAACAGCAGTGGAATTTCTTCCTTCCGTTCGCGCAGCGGCGGAAGCTGTAGCGTGAATGCATTCAACCGGTAATACAAGTCTTCGCGCAGGCGCTTGTTCGCAATCGCCTCCGGAATATTGATGTTCGTGGCGGCCAGAATGCGCACGTCTACCTTGACCACCGAACGGCTGCCCAGTCGGGAGAACTGCTGGTCCTGCAAAACGTGCAACAGCTTGGCTTGCAGCATAGGGGGCATTTCGCCAATCTCATCCAGCAAGATCGTACCCTTGTTGCACAGCTCAAATTTGCCGGGCTTGGAATGGGTGGCCCCGGTGAACGCTCCCGCCTCGTACCCGAACAATTCGCTCTCCAGCAAATCGGCGGGGACTGCCGCGCAGTTAACCTTCAAGAAGGTGCGGTGCGCGCGCGGCGATAGTTTATGGATCAGGCGCGCCAGCACTTCCTTGCCGGTCCCGCTCTCACCTAGCAAAAGTACTGGGATGTCCACTCCCGCCACCAAAGCGGCCTGGGAGCGGATTTTCTTCATCGCCGGACTGCCGGCAACGAAAAACACGTCGTCGCAAAGCTCCTCTACTTCGCCGGCATAGGGTTGCGACTCTGAACGCAAGCATTGCTTAATGACCGCATCCAGTTCCGCTTTCTGAAAAGGCTTGGTGAGGTAATCCTGCGCTCCCAGCCGGATCGCCTGCACAACCTTGCGGGTGTCGCTTACGCAGGAAAGCATCACCACTTTCATGCTGGGCTGCAGTTGGCGCAGCTGCTCCAGGGTTTGGAGACCGTCAATGCCGGGCATCAGCAGGTCGAGCAGCACCAGGTCAGGGCTGAGCCCGCTCTGCACCCGCTGCAGCGCGTGTTCGCCGTTGCTGGCGGTCTCCACCTTGTATGAGTCCACCTCGAGCAAGGTGCGGATGTAACGCAACATGCCGGGTTCATCATCAACCAGAAGGATGCTCGGATTTGGGGCGGTGCTCATCGCGCCCCCCCAGAAACCATCGGACGTAGCGGCATCAGGAATGAGAATTTGCTGCCCGAACCCAATTCGCTCTCCACCCAGATTTTTCCTCCGAAGGCCTGCACCAGGCGGCGGGCAATGGCAAGTCCAAGCCCCATGCCATCAGACTGAGTGCCGCCTTGAGGCAGTCGGAAAAAATCGTCAAAAATCTCTTGATGAAATTCCGGACCGATTCCCGGCCCGGTGTCTGAAACGCTTACTTTCACAGAATTTAGTACCTCAGCTTTTTGCCGGCGGCGATCGTGCGGCAGATCGGGGGTGTAGATCGTCCGCCGCTCCCACATGTACGGCTCGGCGTGCAGCCAGACGGTGCCGCCTTGAGGAGTAAACTTCACCGCGTTTTCAAGCAAATTGGAAACCACCCGTTGCACCTTTGCACCGTCGAACATGAAGCGCTGTAGCTTTTCGTTAGGCAGGAAATAAAGGGCCACACCCTTTTCCTGAAAACGGGTTGACCAGAACGTGCACACTTCGGAGAGGCAGCCATTCATATCTGCCATCTCAAATCTCATTTTCAGTTCGCCGGTTTCGAGCACACTGAACGTCAGGAAATCCTGAATGAAGTGCTCGAGGCGGACGCTGCTGCTTTGCATGTCCTTCAATACGTTGCGCTGACGCTCGCTAAGATCTCCCAACTTCTCGCTTTGCAGCAATTCGATGTAGCCGGCGAGAATAGCAAGCGGGGTTTTCAGGTCGTGCGCTGCGGCAGCTAACGCATCGGTGCAGCGACGATAGCGTTCCTGGAGCTGCATGTAGGCTTGCAGCAGCTCCTGTTGGCTCCCCGAACTGGCGCGAAGATCGGGGTTCTCGGCAACCGGGCTCATTGCCACGGCGCGGCTGGATGCATTAGACACACTCATCTCCCGGGCCTGTGCTTACCGTCCACTTAGGCTTCGCAACAAGAGGGGAGGGTCGGCTTTCGTTCTAGCCACTTCAGCGAGCTAACCTTGTGCTGAGATGCTATCCGCACAGTTACCACCTGTCAATCGTGAAATGCACCCCTTTAGTCATAAGTGAGAAGAACATTACCGCGGGTTACAACCATGTACATATCGCACTGGTTAACACTTGGAATTACGGCCATGCCGACGATCTTGAAGAAGTGGGTGAATCTGCGAACTTACGAGGGCCATCACCTTCCCAACCGGGATGCGCCAAATTGAGATTAGACAGGTTCGTAAGTCGTAGAGATGTGGCCCTTTAGATGCGAGGAATAACAATTGACTTTGGTCTAGGGGCATAACCTTGGCGCGGAAAGCATCTTCAAAAGAGCGGCGGGAATGGGAAAGACTGCCGTTAGCGGTCCCCATGTTCGTGCGAGGACGCGACCAGCGGGGTCACGAATTCCTGGAATTTGGTACCGCTCTAAACGTCAGCGCCGGGGGCGTTCTGTTGGCCGTGGGACGCCATGTTCCAGTGCCCTCCAGAGTGTCACTGGAGGTGCCGTGCGCGCCCCAAACTAAACCAGCTGGCCTGCCTCGAACGGTTCGGCGGTTGTTCGCTCGGCTGGTTCATCGCGGCGCCTCCGTGAACTCTCAGTTGCTGGGTCTGAAGTTCTCCAAACCTCTTCTCACCCCTAAAATGCGGAAGAATAGTTCCTCAGTGTGAAAACCTTTTCCCTGTCATATGCAGTTCTGTGGTCGTGAGTCACAGGCGGCGGTTAGAGCACGAAAATGGTCTCTAACTGACACATTCGCAGCGAGTTAGGTGCAATTTAGTGGGGTATTAAGGGCTGTGTCTCACTTTGGCGCTCGAGGTGCAATTACAGGGGCAGGTAAGTTAGACGTTTCAAGTGAGAGTGCAACATATGGCTTCAACAACGATGGGCGCGCTAGTGCAGGCCTTAGGCGATATCCCTCCGCAAGAGATAGTTTTTGGGCGCACTGACGCGATGCGGGCCTTGCGCGAGCGCCTGGACAAGGTCGCCTGTGCCAATGTTCCCGTGCTGATCCAGGGTGAGAGCGGCACCGGTAAAGACATTATTGCCCGCATGATTCATTCCCTCTCGCCATGGAAAGCCGGCCCGCTGGTGAAAGTGAATTGTCCGGCGATTCCCGGCACTCTGCTGGAGAGCGAACTTTTCGGTTACGAACGCGGGGCCTTCACCGGCGCCTACGGTTCGAAACCCGGGCGGGTAGAGATGGCTCACCGCGGGACGCTGTTTCTCGACGAAATTTCAGAGCTCGATCCCTCCCTGCAATCCAAGCTGTTGCAGTTGCTGCAAGACGGCCAGTTCTGCCGCATCGGCGCGCAGGAAGATAAAAAAGTGGAAGTGCGGGTAGTGTGCGCCACGAACCGGCAACTGGAGCAGGAAATCGCTACCGGCAATTTCCGCCAGGACCTTTTCTACCGCATCAACGTAGTGAATCTGCAGATGCCGCCGCTGCGCGATCGCGCCTCCGACATTCCCGACCTGATCGCCTACTTCCTCGAGTTCTACAATCGCAAATATAACTGTCGCGCCAAGACACTCTCCAATGAGCTGATGGGCATGCTGCAGAAATATCACTGGCCGGGCAACATTCGCGAACTCGAAAACCTGATCAAGCGCTATGTGATTCTGGGGTCGGAAGAAGCGATCACCAGCGACCTGGTGAGCCAGACCAAAGACTTCTTTAACGCCGACATTCCGGTGGACGGGCCGATCTCGCTCAAGAAGATCACCCGCCAGGCAGTGCGCGAGCTGGAACGCAAGGTAATACTGAAAGTCCTGCAGGCGAACCACTGGAACCGCAAGCAATCGGCGCGGGCACTGAGCATCAGCTATCGCGCGCTGCTGTATAAGATTCGCGAAACTGGATTGCCCTCCAACCGTCAGCGCATTAACGCCGCGAACGGCACGAACGGTGCCCAGAGCGTCGCCGCCGACTAAAACTGTTGTTGTCCTCGACTCCGAAAAGGGCGGGCCTGAATGGTCCGCCCTATTTTTTGCCTGCGCGGATTCACAATGCCCGTGGGTGGGATACCCACTCCCCCTCGCCACTGTGGGATCAAAGATTTAGTCAAACCCAAGCGTTTAGGTTATGTCCGTCGCACGATGCGATCTGAATGTCAGTGATAGCCTTACTACATCATCTCTTCGACTAACTCCTGAAAGAGGGTTCTGTCCACGTGCAGCGGCTGTTTGGCGAGGGGGCCTCGTTTGAAGGCGGGCTCGCTGTCTTCGTAGGTGGGCTGGTCGTCTTGGTAGAAGAGGCCGATGGGGATACGGTCTCCCCACTCAAATGATTTTTCGAGCGCCGCCTGGACGTTGCTGGGATCGTGGGCGGGATGGCCGTTTCCGGGCACGTCTTTTCCGTTCATGCCTGCATCATCCAGTTTGTAAACGCGTTTCTTGAACCAGGGATAAGTGTTCAACTTGTTGTAGGTCACGCAGGGACTGAAAACGTCAATCAGGGCGAAGCCTTTGTGGCGGATCCCGCCGGCGATGAGTTCGGCCATGTGGTTGGGCTCGCCGGAGAAGGCGCGCGCCACATAAGTCGCGCCGGAGATGAGCGCCAGCGCAATAGGGTTGATGGGCAGCTCGACGTTGCCGCGCGGCGTGGACTTGGTGCGCATGTCTTTCATTGTCGTGGGCGATGCCTGGCCGGTGGTGAGGCCGTAAATCTGGTTGTCCATCACGACATACGTGAGGTCGAGATTGCGGCGCATCGCGTGGATAAAGTGGCCGATGCCGATGCCGTAACCATCGCCGTCGCCACCGGTGATGACGACTTTGAGGTCGTGATTGGCCAGCTTGATGCCGGTGGCCACCGCGAGCGCGCGTCCGTGAAGCGAGTGAACTCCGTAGGCATGCACGTAGCCGGGCAAATTGGAGGAGCAGCCGATACCGGAGACGACCACCAGATCCTTGGAGGCGACGTGGGCGTCGCCGGCGGCCATCTTCACGGCCTTGAGGACGCCGAAGTCGCCGCAGCCCGGGCACCAGTCGGGATCAACCGGGCCTGCGTAAGTTTCGATGGGCAGTTCGACGACGGTGGCCATGTTTCCTCCAGTGTTCGTTCCTTCTTCAGAACCTAGTTCTCTCGCTGCGCTCGGGATGACAATCGAGAGCAGTTCTCTCGCTGCGCTCGGGATGACAATCGAGAGCAGTTCTCTCGCTGCGCTCGGGATGACAATCGAGAGCAGTTCCCTCGCTGCGCTCGGGATGACAATCGAGAGCAGTTCCCTCGCTGCGCTCGGGATGACAAATCAAAAGCAGGGCAAATCCAAAGCGCGTTAAGCGGCTCGCCACGAATGCGTGGAGCCGGTTTCAATGCCGACGTGCAAGTCGCCGCGCCTTTGCCCGGAATCGCGAGAAACGATCTCAATCTGCCATGTAGGCTCGCGGTAACCGTTGGTGGCAGCGCGTTCGATGCGGCCGGGGCGCACGTCCTCCCCGAGGTGCACGCGGATGTAGTGATATGCGATCTCGCGGGCCTCATCTGCGGTAACCGCGAGCGAGCGCTGGCTACCTTCAAGTATGGCCTGCACCTGCTCGACAATGTGGTGCGGCTCGAACGGCTCGCCGTCATATTTAAGGATGTGGTCGTGAACGGTGTAGCCGGTTTCGGCGCGCAGGTGGCGGGCAAATTGTCCAGTGGCGTTCAGCTCCACACAGATAGTGCGCTTGCAATTACGCAAAATGGCAGCGGCCTCGCGACTGTGGAAAGGCAGCAGATATTTGAAGTGCAGCTGATTCGCGATGACGCCGAGTGCCGCGAGTTGCGGGATGGCTTCGCGAATCACGCCCTTGCAAGAGCCCCAACCGATCAGAGTAACGTCGGCATTGCTCGGGCCTTCCAGCTGAGGCGCGGGCAAGTCACGCAGCGCGAGGTCCATCTTCTTCATGCGCTTTTCTGCGATCTTGCGGCGGATAGCTGCGTTGGTGAAAACGTCGGATATCAGAATGCCTTCTTCGTCGTGCTCATCGCTGGCAGCGATGTAATGGGCGTTTGCCGTGCCGGGAAGCGCGCGAGGTGAAACGCCGGACGAAGTGAAAGCATAGCGCTTGTATTTGCCGCCGGGCCAGTCCGCGACCAGTTCGCCGCGATCGATCGGCACAGTGGCGGGCAACTCCTCGGGCTCGATCGTCTCCGGATGTTCCGAAACCAGCAGGTCGGAAATAATAATGACGGGAAGCTGGTATTTTTCCGCGAGATTGAAGGCTTCGACAGTGGAGTGGAAGCAGTCAGCGGTATCGGTGGGTGCAATAATCACACGGGGAAAATCCCCCTGCGATGCGCCGTAAACCTGGTTGAGGTCGGCCTGCTCCGTCTTCGTGGGAATACCGGTGGACGGACCGCCGCGCTGCACCTCGACGATGACGACCGGAACCTCGATCATGCTCGCCATTCCAATAGCTTCAGTCATGAGCGCGAAGCCGCCGCCGGAGGTGCCGCACATGGCGCGCACGCCCGCGAAACCGGCGCCGACAGCCGTGTTAACTACTGCGAGTTCGTCCTCGCACTGCTTGACGGCGATGCCGCAGCGCTCGCCGTGATTTGCCATCCAGTGCAGGATGGCGGATGCCGGCGTCATGGGATAAGCCGAGTAAAACTTGCAGCCGGCTGCGAACGCGCCCAGGCTGATGGCTTCGTTCCCGGTAATGAAGGGGCGGCGCTTGCGTGAAAAATTCCATTTGCAGCCGAGAGGCGCGAAATGCTCGCGAGCGTAGTCGTAACCGGCGCGCGCGAGCTTTACGTTCTGGTCGATGACGGCCTGGCCCTTGTGGCCGAACGTATCGGCGAAAACACCGGCAGTGACGTCGAACTCCAGTCCGATCAGGAAGAGCAGCGCGCCTAGCGCGACCGTGTTCTGCATGATCGGCTGCACCGGGCCGAGCGGCTTGGTGAGCTGGCCGACAGGAATGGGGGCTGAGACAACGTTGTCGCGCAATGCGATGTTGCAGCGTAGCTTGTCGGAATTAAAGATGACGATGCCGCCCGACTCAACCTCGGGCGCATGACGTTCGATGGAGTCCTGGTTCAGCGCAATCAGCGCGTGCAGGTGGTCGCCGTGCGAGCCGAGCCTTTCCTGCCCCAGCCGGACGCGCAGCCAGATGTGGCCGCCGCGGATCACCGACTGATAGCTGTTGTAGGCGTACGCGTAAAGGCCCAGGCGCGCGGCGGTCTTGGCAAGGGTGTCGCCAGTTTTGTCGAGGCCATCGCCGGCGGCGCCTGCGATTCCGATCGTGATGCTGGAAAATTCAGCCATGGCACGTCCCCTGAGTGAGTCAGAACTTCCCGTCCGACCAGGAGGTCAGGGAAGTGGGGGCGTGCGATTAGGTTAAAGAGTCCCAGGATCGTCCCCCAAAACTTGGCTTGGCTTGTCCCTTGCGCCTAGGTCGATTTCCCGAGATGCGAGCGATTAGACAACCGTTGAAAACGCCTGTCAAGGATTTCCGCTAAGCAATAGTGCGACAATTGAAGGAAAGCCCAAATTCAAGCCGCCGGGTCACGGCACTCACCGGTGGCGGCATTTCAGGTAAAATCAATTGCGCAATACTATTTACGCTTCCGCGTCGAATTCCCAACAATTGCGACTAATGCGCGCCAGGCGCGGGGACTGCGTCCCAGGAGTGAATTGATGGCAAAGATTGCAAAGACGGCCGACCGCAAGAAGGTCATGGACACCACCAAAAGCACCGACTGCCCCAAGTGCGGGAAACCCACCCGCATCGTGAAGCGGGTGAAGGACCGTGAACGCGGTATCCCAGGCGGTGTCTTCATATCCTGCTCGGGATGTGAGTTCTACGAAAAGCTTTAATTGGTTCGCCGGTTGGAGTTAAAAAGACTGGCTTCGGCGACGTGTTCTATCGAATAGCCGCCTTCTCACCTAGAATCCATCCACGGGTCCACCAGAAACATGGCATTTTCGGTTGCCCTCGCGAGTTATTGGCGGCTGGTGCGCGGAAACAAGAATTTCCGCCGGCTGTGGTTTGCCCAAATCATCAGCGAGATCGGTGACTGGTTCTATGCCGTTGCTATTTACAGCCTTTTGCTGGAGCTGACCGGCAAAGCTTCTTCGGTGGCGGGAGCGCTCGTCCTCCAGGTGCTCCCCCAAACTTTCGTGGGGCCGATGGCGGGTGTGATCAACGACCGCATCAGCCGCAAGAAAGTGATGATCGCCGCCGACCTATTGCGTGCCGTCATCGTCGCTTCCATGCTGCTGGTGCGCTCGCGTTCGATGGTGTGGCTGATTTATCCGTTGTTATTTCTTGAAACCATCATGTGGGCGTTTTTCGAGCCCGCGCGCACCGCAGTTTTGCCGAATATCACCGCAGAAGAAGATCTGATCACCGCCAATACCCTGGGATCTACGACGTGGTCGGCAAATTTTGCCATTGGCGCCCTGCTAGGCGGACTGGTGGCCGCGTTCCTGGGCCGGGACGCGGTGTTCATTATCAATTCGGCTTCCTTCCTGCTGTCGGCGGCGCTGCTCAGAAGAATGAACTTCCGCGAGGCGCATACCGAGTTGCACGGTCCGCTGCGGCTCCGCGATCTGGTGGACTACTCTCCTATAGCCGATGGCATTCGTTACATTCGCAGTGATGCCCGGCTGCTGGCCACCATGTTCGTGAAATGCGGAATCGGAATCATGGGCGTGAACTGGGTTCTTTTCCCGGTGATGGGAGAGAAAGTATTTCCCCTCACCGGCGATGGCATGTCGGCCAGCCGCGGCGGCATGTTCAGCATGAGTCTGTTAATGGCGGCACGCGGCTTCGGCTCGTTGGTTGGGCCGTTACTCTCGGCAAGCTGGGCAGCGCAGAATCAGTCGCGTTTGCGCGCGCTTATTTTGTTCGGACTGGTCGGAGGCGGAGTCGGCTATGTGCTGCTGGGTGGCGCGCCGAACCTGGCGCTTGCCTGTACAGCTATTGTTTTCGCCCATATGGCTGCGTCCAATATTTGGGTTTCCTCAAACACGCTCCTACAGCTCAACACAGAAGACCGGTTTCGCGGGCGTGTGTTCTCCGCCGACCTGGGCTTTGCCATGCTGACCATGGCCATGAGTGCCTGGATCGGGGGATTGCTGATTGACCGCGGAGTTTCAGTGCGCACCGTAGCCGCGCTTGCCGGATGCGTCATGATTATTCCGGCTGCAGTCTGGTTCCGCGCGCTCAGCTTATGGCGGCGGCCCGTGCCGGAAAAAGCTCAGTCACCCACCTAGGCACAGGCGCCCTCGCCTGTATAGGTTGGAGTCTAACGAACTCGCGTAGGCACAGGCGCCCTCGCCTGTACAGGTGGAGTCTAACCAACTCGCGTAGGCACAGGCGCCCTTGCCGGTGCAGGTTGGAGTCTAACCAACTCGCGTAGGCACAGGCGCCCTCGCCTGTGCAGGTGGAGTCTAACGAACTCGCGTAGGCACAGGCGCCCTCGCCGGTGCAGGTTGGAGTCTAACCAACTCGCGTGGGCACAGGCGCCCTCGCCGGTGCAGGCGAGCGCAGCTCGCCCGGCCTTCATCGGCTCACTTCTTTCCTTTCAAATACCGATCAAACCACTCCACTGTTCTCTTCATGGCATCAATCTGATTTTCTCGTTTTTCGAAGCCGTGCCCCTCATCAGGATAGTAGTGCGCGTCCACCACCGTGCCCTGCTTCTTCAGGATCGCCACCACCTGCTCGGCTTCTTCCTTGGGATCGGTAATGTCATTCTCGCCTTGCAACACCAGCAACGGCGCTTTCGCGTTTTGAAAGTATTTTGTCGGCGAGGCGTTCTCATAAACCGCTCGGTCCTTCACCGGATCGCCGAGAATGGACTGATCGTACTGTTGCAGGATGGGATCTTCATTCGCCTGCTCTGTCAGCCAATCCGTGATGCCGTACAGCTCCACGGCGGCGGCCCAGACCTCCGGCGTTTTGCCGATCGCGATCATTGCCATATAGCCGCCATAGGAACCGCCGGTAATCCCGATCTTCTTGGCGTCAACATAGCCAGTTTCAGCCAGAAATTGTGCCGCATAAACCTCGTCCTGAAGATCGCCGCCGCCCAGGTCTTGATAGTTCGCCTTCTGAAACGCCATCCCGTATCCAGTGGAGCCGCGCACGTTCGGGGCGATGCAAACGTAACCGCGAGAGGCCAGGGCCGCGGCCGTCTTGTCGAAATAATCAGTGGTCTGGCCGGTCGGACCACCGTGCGGAAGGACGATTCCGGGATTGCTTCCGTCCCGTTGCAAGTTGAATGGCATCCACAGGAACGCACTAATCACCTTGCCATCGAATGTTTTGTAGTGAACCAATTGCGACGCCGGGAGCTGCGCCGGGTTCAAGCTAGCGATGGCTGAATGCGTAAGCTGCGTCGCGCGCCGGGTAGCCATCTGATATACCCATAAATCCGATGGCTGAGTTGACCCCTGGTGCAGCACCAGCAGCCGTGTGCCATCCGGCGAGAATGCTTTCGGCTTGCCGGATGCTTCGGTGATTCCAACCGGAAAATTCAATTTCTCGGCGCGCCCGGATTGGCGATCAACTATGTAGCTATGAATGCGCCCGTCTTCATTGACGCCGTAGGTGAAACTTCTGCCATCAGGAGCAAAATCACCAGGCTCCGCATCCCACTTCAGGTCGGTCACCCACGAGAGTTTTTTGCTCTGGACATCGAGCAAGGCGACATTGGAATATCCAGCTTTTTCGTTCGATGAAATCAACAAGGCGCGTCCATCGGGCGCCAGCGACGACGCTTGGTAAATGATCTGTCCCTGATGTGGCGTAAGGTTCTCAGTCGTGCCTGTGGCGACATCCACCCGATAGACGTCCGAATCGGTGTGGCCCACATTTGCCCGGTTGGCATAAATCGTCTTACCGTCGCCCGACCAGGCCACAGCGGACCAGACGTGGTCTTTGGTCTTCTCGTTCGTCAGCTTATGGACCTGCCGCGTTTTCCAATCCAACAGCGCAATATCCACCTGCGACTCGGTCCGCAGTTTGTAATCGAGTGAAAGCCTGCTGCCGTCCGGCGACCACAACGGGCTGGTTTCAGAGATAGCTGGAGTGTGCGTCAGGTTTACCGCCCCTCCACCCCCACTAGGAATCGCAAAGAGATCGAAGACTGCGCCGCCGCCGAAGTCCTGCTCATAGACGATCCACTTCCCGTCTGGCGACCATACCGCGCTCGATTGACGGTCGTCAGATTGCGAGAGCTGAATGGGCCAACCGCCGGCCGCGGAAACTTTCCACAGATTCAGCCGCCCAGTCAGATTGGTGGTCAATACCACCTCGCGGCCGTCAGGTGACCACGATGGGCTAAAAACTGTGCGCGTGTAATACAGGTCGTCTATAGGAACTGCTCCTGCCCCAGGATTGCTGGCAGAAGTGATGGCCTTAGGGTCGGTAGGCTGGCGCTCATCCGGCGAACTAGCCGCAGTTGCCAAAGCGTTTGCCGTTAAAAAAAGAGTGGATAGAAGAAAAACGAATGCGCCACGCCGATTGCTCAAGGTCTTCTCCTCGGTGCTCAACAACCAACAGTCTGGGATTGAGTAGCCGCAAAGTTTACCGCAACCGCCCTGGTTTTCAGCCAATGTAAGATTGTCGGGTGGTGGGCTGTTTTGAAATTCTAGCTTGTGAATCGCTTAAAAATCAGGCGTGACAGGTATTGGCACATTAAAAGGACGCTGAGTGCAGCGACCCCAGAATGCCAACCGATTGGTTGAGAGCCGTCAGGATAAGTTACTTCCCAAAGTGGAACGGGAGAGTACAGCCACGCCCAAAGAATAGTAAGGCAGAGAAGGAATCCAAACGCGATTTGCATGGCTAGGATGCCTTTTTTCATGCTGCCGCTCCCTGCACCTTATGCTCCAATAATCCCACCAATTCTTCCAAACTCCAAACATGATCCGCGAAGCCCGCTTCCATGGCGGGAGTAATACGCAGAGTTTGGTACGACGCCGCTACCATCAATGCCTTAAAACGCGAACGCGAGGAAAATGACGACGTGAATGAGGACATCATGCCACAGGAGGCTTGCCATTGACAGGTGAGTTAAATTCAAAACAGCCCACTACCGATTCTCGTCCCGAGTGAAGCGAGGAATGCCTACGGCGCGTGGGCGGATAGGAGTGCATAGGGATCCTCCCTGTGCTCGGGATGACATCTAAGAAAAGCGACGCCGTCCGCAAGGATTCATTCATGACCAGGTCCGAAAAGAGCGGTGAAGGAGTTTTCGTTCGGATTTTCGAGTTCCACGCCAAGCCCGGTCGCGAAAGGGAATTTGAAAAGATTTACGGTCCGGAAGGAGATTGGGCCCAGCTATTCCGGCGCAGCGAAGCCTTCATTCGCACCGAGCTGCATTGCGATAGGGAGACCAAAGGACGCTACGTCACCGTGGACTACTTTGCATCGCTCCCGGAGTTCGAGAAGTTGCTGGCAGAGCATCGCGCCGACTACGAGGCGCTGGACCATCGTTGCGCGGCAGTGCGTGCCTCAGAGAAATGTATAGGCTCTTTCCTCAACCGCGAGTAAGAAAGGGGCCGGGGTTATGCGCTGATGGGCACGCCTGCCGAAACCATCTCTTCCACTATCTTTCGGGCTGCCAGGCCGGGATCTTTCGCTGCGGTCACTGGCCGGCCGACCACCAGGTGGGTAGCTCCGGCCGCAATAGCCTCGGCCGGGGTGGTCACGCGGGCCTGGTCGCCTGGGTCGCCGCCGGCCGGACGTACACCCGGAGTCACGATGGCGAAGCCCGTGCCCAATTCGCGTCGCACCTCGCGCGCTTCCAATGGCGAGGCCACGATTCCGCCGCACCCGGAAACCCGGGCCAGGTTAGCCAGTCGCAGGACCTGGTCCACCACCCGTCCGCTGATACCGACCTCGTCCAGGTCCTGATCGCTCAGGCTGGTGAGAACCGTCACTGCTAACACCAGCGGACCCGTCGGCCCCGCTGCCTCGGCGGCCGCCTGCAGCATCTTGCCGCCGCCGCTGGCGTGGACGGTCAGCATGCTGACCTTCAGCCTGGTCGCTTCTGCCACCGCCCCGGACACGGTATTGGGAATGTCATGGAATTTCAGGTCGAGGAAGACTTTGCGGCCAGAGCCAATAAGCTCGCGGACGATCTGCGGGCCTTCTGCCGTAAACAGTTGTTTGCCGACCTTAAAGGTTGAAGCCGACTCCCCGACCGCTGCGACAATCTTTCGTGCCGCAGCAGCCGTGGAAACGTCGAGAGCGATGATGAGTCGGTCGCGCGCTTCGGTCACGCGCTCAGTTTATAGGGAACTAGTCCAAGTTCGCTACAGTTTGGGAAGTGGCCACTTCCGGCTGGACGATGTCCACCCGCACCTGCGTCAGACCGCGGCTCTTAAAGTCGAGCATGCGGGCGGCGCCGTAGGAGACATCAATGATACGGCCGGCCACGTAGGGTCCGCGGTCGTTTACCCGCAAGATTG
The DNA window shown above is from Terriglobales bacterium and carries:
- the pyrF gene encoding orotidine-5'-phosphate decarboxylase, with protein sequence MTEARDRLIIALDVSTAAAARKIVAAVGESASTFKVGKQLFTAEGPQIVRELIGSGRKVFLDLKFHDIPNTVSGAVAEATRLKVSMLTVHASGGGKMLQAAAEAAGPTGPLVLAVTVLTSLSDQDLDEVGISGRVVDQVLRLANLARVSGCGGIVASPLEAREVRRELGTGFAIVTPGVRPAGGDPGDQARVTTPAEAIAAGATHLVVGRPVTAAKDPGLAARKIVEEMVSAGVPISA